CGTAGCGGTCCTTGCCCAGCAGCACGTCGCCCAGCTCTTCGATGAAGCCGGTCTCCCACAGCCAGTGCAGGTGCTCGATGCCGTTGTCGTCGATGACATCACGCCAGGCCCGCACCCGGTTGGCCGCCCGGTTCAGCGTGTTGAGGCCGCCATGCGCGATCAGCAGCAGGTTCAGCGCACCGCGTGCCATGCCGGCCTGCACCTTGGCATGTAGCAGCTCACGCACCCCGGCAGCCGTGCTTGCATAGTCGCCATCGGGCACGAACTGCCCGTCGTCGATGTGCACCAGGTGCTGGGCCACCTCCGCAGGCCGTGGCCCGCCGACCAGCCCGCCGACCAGCCCGCTGACGGCCGCGCGCGGCCGGCCGCCGTGCAGGGCCGCCATCTGCGGCACCGGCTGTGCGAGCGCGACGGCCCACACATCCCAGACATGAGCATCGAAGTCCTCATACGGCCACAGCGCCAGCCCGGGCCGTGCCAGTCCGGCCAGCGGCAGGCCGCCCCAGCCACCCCCCCCGGGCGCCAGCACCAGGAAGCCGCGCGGCTCGTAGCCCACCAGCGTCACTGCATGGCCGCCCTCCGGCCGCGCACCGGGTGCGGCCGCGATCAGCCCCTGCAGCGGCTGCCGCCAGCCGTCGTGGAAAGCCGCCGTGGCCAGCAGCGCGCCGCATTCGCACAGCGCCGCCTGCACCTCGCAGCGCCGCGGCAGCACCCGCCAGTACTGCCGCAGCGGCCATTGCAGCGCCTGGGCCTGGCGGTGCCGGTCAAGCGCGGTGTCCTGCGGATGATCGCTGGGCCACGCGGCCTCGCTGCACACGCCATGCTTGTGCCAGGCCTGCAACACCGCCCGGGCGCTGCTGCTGCGGGCGTCCAGGCCGGGCCAGCGGTCGTAGCGGCGGCCTGTCTCGACCAGCATGCGGGCACTGACGCTGCCGGCATGGCCGGCACGTTGCAGCAGGCAGTCGATGGTGGTGGCCAGCGCGTAGCCGGGGCCGTCGCCCTCGGCCTGCTGCTGCCGGGCCGCCACCAAGTGGGGGAGCGGCAGCAAGGTGTCGGGCACTACCGGGCGGAAGGAGGTGTAGACCCGGTCGCGCGCATCGAAAGAATCGCGCCGGGTGTCGGCAAAAAGCATCATCGCGGGAAGCTCCTGGCTGGGCGTTGCCACGCTGCCTGCACATCACGGTCCTGCCGCCAGGCACCGGGCGGCAGGCCGCTTGGCACCTGTCCGATCGGCCGGGCTGCGCAATGACGGCACATGAACCGTGAAATTTGCCTCATCCAGCCGCCCGGCCTGGTCGCTGTCGTCCCGCCGTCACGTTTGGTTTCTATCTTGGCGCCTCCACCGGGGCCTGAAATGAGCGAGCTGACCCTCTCCCCTCTTGTCTATGCCAAGACCGATGCCGGCCGCCGCGCGCTGTCCGAACGCCGCTTTGCCGGCACGCCCGCCCAACGTGCGCTGTTCATCCTGCTCGACGGCAGGCAACCGCTGCGCCGGCTGGCGGCCGCTGCGCGGGCGCTGGGCGTGGGAATGCACGATGTCGAGGCCCTGGCCGCGCTGGGCTACATCGCGCCGGCGCAGGCCGCGGCGGCTCCCGGGGCGGCTGCCGCGGCGGCGCTGCCGCCCATCGAGCCGGCGCCGATGGTGTCGCGTACCACGCCGCGATCGCTCGCGGCCGCCAAGTTCTACGCGCTGGAACAGGTGGGCCGCATGCTGGGCCAGGCCGATGCCGCACTGCGCGAGGCCGCCCGCGAGGTGGCCGACCGCGATTCCCTGCTGCGCTGGCTGCAGGACTGCCGGCACGCGCTGCAGCAGGTGGCCGGCGAGGAGCGCGCCGGCCTCTTCCTCGCGCGGGTGCAGGAACTGCTGCCCGAGGAGGACGCGGCCGCCCTGCCTCGCTGAATCCGTCGGTCAGCCTGGCCGAGCCGCTGCTGCCCCCCGGCCCGCTCACTCCGGCGCGCCCGCCGCCGGGCCGAGTGCCCGGGCCCGCTCCTGCAGCAGCGCCCGTTCTCGTGCATTGCGGGCCAGTGCGGCGGCCTGCTCGAACTCGGCGCGCGCCTCCCCGTTGCGGCCCAGGCGGGCCAGCAGGTCGCCGCGCACGCTCGGCAGCCAGTGGTACTGGCGCAGGCTGGGCTCGCTGCGCATCGCATCCACGATCTCCAGGCCGGCCGCCGGCCCGAAGGCCATCGCCACCGCCACCGCGCGGTTGAGCTCCACCACCGGCGAGGCGGCGACCTGGGCCAGCGCGTCGTACAAGGCGACGATGGCGACCCAGTCGGTGTCGCCCGCGGTGCGGGCCCGCGCATGGCAGGCCGCGATGCCGGCCTGCAGCGCATACGGCCCGAGCGCGCCGCCGAGCGACTCGGCGCGCTGCAGGGCGGCCAGGCCACGGCGGATCAACAGGCGGTCCCAGCGGGCGCGGTCCTGCTCCAGCAAAAGCACCGGCCGGCCGGCCGCATCCACGCGCGCCGCGGCCCGCGAGGCCTGCAGCTCCATCAGCGCCACCAGGCCGTGCACTTCCGGCTCGGCCGGCGACAGCTGGGCCAGGATGCGGCCCAGCCGCAGCGCCTCGTCGCACAGCGCCGGGCGCATCCAGTCCTCGCCGGCGGTGGCGGTATAGCCTTCGTTGAAAATCAGGTAGATCACCTCGAGCACCGAGGCCAGCCGGCTCGCCAGCGCGTCGCCGCGCGGCAGCTCGAACGGCACCCGTGCCGCCGCCAGCGTGCGCTTGGCCCGCACGATGCGTTGGGCGATGGTGGCTTCCGGCACCAGGAAGGCCCGCGCGATCTCCAGGGTGGTGAGCCCGCCGAGCAGCTTCAAGGTCAGGGCCACCCGGGCGTCGGTCGACAGCACCGGGTGGCAGGCAGTGAAGACCAGCCGCAGCAGGTCGTCGCCGATTTGGTCGGCTCGGGCGGCGTCCAGCGCATCGACGAAGTCCGGCACGACGCCGGCTTCCTGAGCCTCCAGCTCATGGGCCAGCTGCTCGTGCTTGCCGGCCAGCAGCTTGTCGCGGCGCAGCCGGTCGAGCGCACGGTTCTTGGCGGTGGCCACCAGCCAGGCGGCCGGATTGGCCGGCACGCCTTCGCCGGGCCAGTGCTCCAGGGCCGCGACCAGGGCGTCCTGGGCCAGCTCCTCGGCCACGCCGACGTCGCGCACCAGCCGTGCGACGGTGGCGATGATCTTGGCGCGCTCGATGCGCCAGACCGCCTCGATGGCAGCGTGCGGGTCGGCCTGCGGCATCACCGGCACCTCATTGCGGCATGGCGGCGTTCGGGTCCATGTACACCAGCTCCCAGATGTGGCCGTCGAGGTCTTCGAAGCCGTGGGCGTACATGAAGCCGTGGTCCTGCGGCTCGTTCGGCACCGCGCCGCCGGCGTCGCGCGCCTTGGCGACCAGCTCGTCCACCTCGGCGCGGCTGGTGCAGCTCAGGCACACCAGCACCTCGGTGGTCTTGCTGGCGTCCGCGATCGGCTTCTTGGTGAAGGTCTGGAAGAAGGATTCCAGCAGCAGCATGGCAAAGATGTTCTCCTCGATCACCATGCACAGCGCCTTGTCGTTGCTGTACTCGGGATTGAAGCTGTAGCCGAGCGCGGTGAAAAACGTGCGGGTGCGCTCGATGTCCTTGACGGGCAGGTTCACGAAGATCTGGGTGGCCATGGATCGGTCCTTTCTGGAGTGGGCAACGGATGGGGACGGCTCAGGCGCGCCGGGCAGGCGCGCCGGTCGGGACATCGGAAGTGGCGGGCCAGGTGGCCGCTGGTGGGCCAAGGGCCGCCGGGGGCGAGGCGAACACGATGGCGGCCCCTGTCAGTGCTGGCCCACACCGATCTCGCGGAAGCGTTCGATCGCCTCGCCGGCGTCGAAATCGTCCAGCTCGTACATCTGCCGCACCTCGATCTCGCAGTCGACGGCATCGCCGTGCGGGGCCGGGAAGCGCCGCGTCCATTCCAGTGCCTCCTCGCGCGAGCGCACCTGGATCACGGTGTAGCCGGCCACCAGTTCCTTGGTCTCGGTGAAGGGGCCGTCGATCACCGTGCGACGGCCACCGGCATGGCGGATGCGCCAGCCCTTGGCGCTGGGCTGCAGGCCGGAGGCGTCGAGCAACACGCCGGCCTGCGCCAGTCGCTCGTGGTAGTCGGCCATGGCGGCCAGCAGCGCTTGCTGCGGCATCTCGCCGGCCTCGGACTGTGGCGTGGCCTTCACCAGGATCATGAATCGCATCTCGGTTCTCCTTCGGGGGACGGGGAGCCGGGCCTGGAACTGTGGAACCGGAACCCGGCGCTCATCACCACGACGAAGCGGGCCGCGAGATTTCGACAGCCGACAGATCAGTGGAAACCCGGATGCGATGCCGCTCAGGCGGCCGCGTCTTCGTAGCAGGGCGCCAGCGCCCGCACTTCCACCGTGCACCACTCGGCGGCCGGGCACTCGGCGGCCAGGGCGATGGCCTGCTCGCGGCTGTCGCAGTCGAGCAGGAAGAAGCCGCCGACCATTTCCTTCGCTTCGGCGAAGGGGCCGTCCAGCACCTCGCGGCGGCCGCCGCGCACCGCCACCCGGGCGGCGCCGGCCTGCGACTGCAGCGACTCGCTGGCCAGCAAGAGGCCGCGCTCCTTCAGGCTGCGGCCGAAGTCGACCATGCGCTCGTAGGCGGCACGGCCTTCGCTTTCGTTCCGGGTGCGCCTTTGCCCCGGGGGCTCCATGATCAGCAGCATGTATGGCATTGCGATCCCCTGCGCAGCGGGGCCGGACGCGGCCTCGACGACGGGCGATTAGAACATGCAGCCCGTCGCCCGCGGTGCCGGACTACGGCTTCACGTAGGCGTCGCGCGCCTTCACGCCGAGAAAGGGATGGTCGGTGAAGAAACCGTCCAGCCCGAGCTTCAGGAAGGCGTGCACCTGGCCCGCCAGGTTGCCGATGGCGGCCGGGTCGCTGCCGGCGTCGAAGTCGTCGGGCAGGAAGCTGTTCTCGGCGCGGAAGGTCCAGGCATGCACCCGCAGGCCGGCGGCATGCGCGTCACGCACCAGCGAGGTGGGCGTGCCCAGCCGCCCCGCCACCAGCGGGATCAGCAGGCCGGTGTTGGCGCCGATGCCATCGGCGTAGCTGGCGATCTCGGCCAGGCCCTGCGGGCGGGCCAGGTCGGCGTAGCTGCGCGGATCGCCGCTCTGCACGAAGTCCCACGGCCGGCCGGAACCGTTGAGCAGCTGCACCAGCGGCAGCCGCGTCATGCGGCGCAGCTTGCGCAGGTTGGCCGTCTCGAACGACTGGATGAACACCGGCGCCTGCCGGCCGAGGTAGCCATGGCGGTGCAGCGTGCGCACCAGCGGCTCCTCCAGCGCCAGCCCGATGCCCTGGAAGTAGCTCGGGTGCTTGGTCTCCGGATAGACGCCCACCGGCCGCCAGGCGAAGGGCCGGCCCGCCCGGCGCGCTTCCTCGCGGCGGCGCTCGTTGGCCTGCTGCACGAGCTGCAGCACCTCTTCGAAGGTGGGCACCTCGAACATGCCGTCGAAGCGGGTGTTGGCGCTGCGCAGCTGCGGCAGGCGCTCGCGGGCCTGCAGCGTCTTCAGCTCGGCCAGCGTGAAGTCCTCGGTGAACCAGCCGGTGATGGCCGTGCCGTCGATGGTCTTGGTCGTCTTGCGGCTGGCGAACTCGGCCCGCTCGGCCACGTCGGTGGTGGCTTCCTTGATGCTGCCGTCGGCATTCAGGATGGCGATGGCGTTCTCGTGGCGCGCCACCAGCGCACCGTCCTTCGTGCTCACCAGGTCCGGCTCGATGTAGTCGGCGCCCTGCTCGATGGCCAGCCAGTAGGCCGCCAGCGTGTGCTCCGGCAGGTAGCCGCTGGCGCCACGGTGGGCAATGACGATGGGCCGCGGCGAGGCGGAGGCAGGGGGCGACGGGCGGTGCTCGGCCGGCGTGGCCACGGCGGCGGCCGACAACATCAGGGCCGCGGTGGCGGCCAGCAGGCGGGTGCGGAAAGTCAGCAAGCAGGTCTCCTCTGAGGGGCGGGAATGCGGGCCGGCACCGGCCTGCCACGCAGCGCGCACCCTAGTGCGACGCCATGACAGGCCCATGACGGGCCGCCGCGCGGCGCCGCTGGTGGGCGCCTGGCCTCACCCTAGCCGCAGTGTCTCGGCCAGCCAATCCACGAACACCCGCACCCGCGGCGACAGCTGCCGGCTGTGCGCATGCAGCACCGACACCGGCATGGGCGCCGGCCGCCAGGCCGGCAGCACCTCTTCCAGCTCGCCGCTGTCGAGCAGGGCCTGCAGGCCGTGGCGCGGCGCCTGCATCAGGCCGAGCCCGGCACGGCAGCACGACAGGTAGGCCTCGGAGCTGCTGACCGAGATGCGCGAGCGCAGCTTCAGCAGGCGGGTTTGCCCGTTCTCCTCGTATTCCCAGTCGAGGTCGCGGCCGGTGCGGCTGGAGAAGAAGTTGACCGCCCAGTGCGCGGCCAGGTCGGCCGGCTGCTGCGGCCGGCCATGCCGCTCCAGGTAGCTGCGCGCCGCGCAGTTGACCTGCGCCAGCGAGCCCAGCCGCCGGGCCACCAGGCTGGAGTCGCGCAGCGGGCCGATCCGCACGACGCAGTCGATCGCCTCGCCCACCGGGTCCACCAGCCGGTCGGTGGTGCCCAGGCGCAGCTGCAGCTCGGGATAGCGCTCGAAGAAGGCGGGCAGCGCCGGGATCACGTCCAGGTGCGCCAGCCGCTCCGGCAGGTCGACCCGCACCACGCCCTGCGGCCGCAACCGCCCGGCGATCAGGTGCTCGGTGTCGGCCAGCTCCTGCAGCAGCCGCGTGCAGCGCTCCAGGTAGAGGCCGCCCTCCTCGGTGAGCGAGACCTTGCGGGTCGTGCGGTGCAGCAGGCGCACGCCCAGGTGACGCTCCAGCTGCTGCACCGCGCCGGTGACGCTGGCGCGCGGCAGGTCGAGCTGGGCCGCCGCCTTCGAGAAGCTGCCGTGCTCAGCCACCCGGCAGAACACCTTCATCGCGTCGAGACGGTCCATGCGGGCTCGATTGTTCGTAATCCTCGAATAGTAAAGCCAAGCTCAACCACTTTATGCAAAGCCGCCGCACAGCGACCATGACGCCATTCCCACCCACCCGGAGTTTTTCCATGGAACGCACCCCACTCGGCGCCGCCGGCCCCCACGTGTCCGTCCTCGGCCTCGGCTGCATGGGCATGTCCGACCTCTACGGCCCGGCCGACGAGGCCGAAGGCATCGCCACGCTACAGGCGGCGCTCGACGCCGGCATCACGCTGCTGGACACCGGCGACTTCTATGGCATGGGCCACAACGAACTGCTCATCCGCGACGCGCTGAAGGGCCGGCGCCGCGAGCAGGCGGTGCTGAGCGTGAAGTTCGGCGCGCTGCGCGACCCGGCCGGCGGCTGGAACGGCTACGACTCGCGGCCGGTGGCGATCAAGAACTTCCTGGCCTACACGCTGCGGCGGCTGGGCACCGAACATGTCGACATCTACCGCCCGGCACGGCTCGACCCGCAGGTGCCCATCGAGGACACGGTGGGCGCGCTGGCCGACCTGGTGAAGGCCGGCTGGGTGCGCCACATCGGCCTGTCGGAAGTCGGCGCCGACACGCTGCGGCGGGCCCAGGCAGTGCACCCGATCAGCGACCTGCAAATCGAGTACTCCCTGTTGTCTCGCGACATCGAGGCCGAGATCCTGCCCACCTGCCGTGAGCTGGGCATTGGCATCACCGCCTATGGCGTGCTCTCGCGCGGGCTGATCAGCGGCCATTGGGACGCCTCACGCCGCCTGCCGGCGGGGGACTTCCGCAGCCGCAGCCCGCGCTTCGAGCCGGGCAACCTCGACCGCAACCTGACGCTGGTGGAAGCGCTGCGCAGCATCGCCGAGGCCCGCGGCTGCACGGTGGCACAACTGGCGATCGCCTGGGTGCGCTCGCGCGGGACGGACATCGTGCCGCTGATTGGTGCCCGCAGCCGTCCCCGGCTGGCCGAATCGCTCGGCGCCCTGCAGGTCACGCTGTCGCCGCACGAGCTGGCCCGCATCGAAGCCGCCGTGCCGGCGGGCGCCGCGGCCGGCACCCGCTATCCGGCCGCGCAGCTGGCGCACATGGACAGCGTGCGCAGCTGAGCGACCGGCTCAGGCCGGCAGCGCGGCGCCGGCCGGCTGCCGCAGTGCCTGCAGCTCGCCGTCCAGCCGCTGCAGCGTGCCCTGCGGATCGATCCACCAGTCGGTCGACCACAACCGCAGCAGCCGCCAGCCGAGGCCGCGCAGCACCTGTTCGCGCAGCTTGTCGCGGTCACGCGCCGTGGCGGCGCGGCGGTAGGTGAGGCCGTCGCATTCGATCGCGGCCAGGTAGTGGCCGGGCCGCTGCGGATCGACCACCGCCAGGTCGACCTTGAAGGCCGAGACGCCGACCTGCCGGCGCACCTGCCAGCCCCGGCTGGCCAGCGCGCTGGCCACCACCGACTCGAACAGCCCGTCCGCGGGGTGGCCCGCGGCGGGCACCGGCTCACCGAACGCGGCCGCCCCGCGCTCGGCGAACTCCATGAAGTGCTTCAGGTCGCGCACCCCGGCCGAGGCGGTGCGCGACAGGTCCATCTGCTCCGGCCGCAGGCTGGAGAACACCCGCAGCTCATGCCGTGCGCGGGTGATGGCGACATTGAGCCGTCGCTCGCCGCCCTGGCGGTTCATCGGCCCGAAGTTCATCGACACCGCGCCGCCGGCCCCCGGGCCGTAGGTCAGCGAGAAGTACATGATGTCGCGCTCGTCGCCCTGCACGCTTTCCAGGTTCTTCACGAACACGGGCTCCAGGCGGTCCTCGGCGAAGCAGGCCTCGATGGCCGGATCCTGGCGGCGCTCCTCGTCCAGCAAGTCCTCGATGAGCGTCTGCTGCTCGGCATTGAAGGTCACCACGCCCACCGTCATGCCCGACTCGCGGAAGGCCGGCGACTTCAGCCGGCCCACCAGCTCCCGCACCAGCGCCACCGCTTCGGGCCGGTTGGTGCGCGAGCCGCCCTTCTCGTAGAGGCCATCGGCCACATGGTGCAGGCTGACCGCCCGGTCTTCGGTGACCGGCGACGGGAAGGTGACCAGCTCGTTCCCGTAGTAATGCCGGTTCGAGAAGGCAATCAGGCTTTCATGGCGGCTGCGGTAGTGCCAGGCCAGCTTCATCGTCGGCAAATTGGCGCCGATGCATTCGTCGAGGATGCTCTCGAGGTCGGCCTCGACATCGGCATCGGCCTCGTCATCGGCTTCCGCGCGGTCGAAGAAGCGGGTGGGCGGCAGCTGCTTCGGATCGCCCACCATCACCACCTGCTTGCCGCGGGCGATGGCCCCGATGGCATCCCACACCGGGATCTGCGAGGCCTCGTCGAACACCACCAGGTCGAAGTTGGCGGTGTCGGCCGACAGGTACTGCGCGATCGACAGGGGGCTCATCAACAGGCAGGGCGTCAGGCTCAGCACCGCTTGCGGCGCCCGCCGCATCAACTCGCGCAGCGGCAGGTGGCGGGTCTTCTTCTGCATCTCGTAGCGCAGCAGGCCCCAGTCGGTGTTCTTGCCCACGCTGTCGGGCGCCGGCAGCGCGGCACACAGCCGGGCCCGCACCCACTCCTGCGTCAGCCGGGTGAAGCGCTCGTCCAGCGCCTGGAAGTCGCGGATGCGCTTCTCGTGCACCGCCGAGACAAAGCTGCGCAGCCCTTCGTCCGCATCCACCACCGCGTTCAGCCACCAGCGGCTGTAGTCGGTCTCGAAGGCGTGCCGCAGCGTGCCGGGCAGCAGGCGGCCCTGCTCGGCCGCCTGCACCAGCGCGCCCAGCCCGAGGGAGGCGGCCTGCCGGCTGGCGGCCCGCCAGGCACACCACAACGGCAGCTTGCCGGCCGAGGCCAGCAGTGCCGCGGCCAGCTCCGACAGCGCCGCCGGCGGCTGCCACTCGAAGGCCTGCCGGCTCGCGGCCGGCATCTCGGCCAGCTCGGCATAGCGGTGCCAGGCGGCCTCCAGCGCGGCCAGGGCGTCCAGCCAGCCGCGGGCGGCCGCCGCCAGTGGCCCTGCGGCCTGGAGCAGCACACCGGCGTCGCCCAGGCGCTGCTCGAGCGAGCGGCGCACCGCCGTGGCAGCCTGCGCACTGGTGGCCAGCCCGGCCAGGCCTTCGGCCACGGCCGCCTGGAAGGCCAGCGCGGCAGCCAGCGCATCGACCGGCGTCGACGCGCCTTGCCACACGGTGGGAACGGCCGCCGCCAGCGGAGCGAGGCCGTCGAGCCGCCGTTGCAGCGCGGACAGCTCGCGCAGGTGCTGCAGCGTCGCGGCTGCGGCGGCGCCGCAGCGCCCCGCCTCCACCGGCGCCAGGCCCTCGTCCTGCCACGCTTGTCCGGCCTGCACCGCCTGCAATGCACGGTGTAGCCGCAAGGCCGCCGCCGCGGCCGGGGCCTCGGTGCGCCAGCCGGCCCACACCTCGCCGGCCGCGCCCGCCAGCAGCGGCTGCAGTGCGGCCAGCTCGGCATCGATGGCGCGCAGCTCACGCAGCCGGCGCAGGTCTTCGCCAAGCGCCGGGCCACACAGGCCTTCGGCCAGCGGCTCCAGCCCGGTCTCGTCCCAGGGCTGGCCGGCCAATGCCCGAGCGGCCGCCGCCTGGTAGGCGAGCGCTGCCCGCGCGGCTTCCAGCGAGGTTGCCATGCCGGCCCACAGCCGGCCGGTGCGCAAGGCCAGCGTGTCGAGCGACTCGACCTCCGTCTGCAGCGCGCGCATCTTCACCAGCCGCTCGATGTCGCCCGCCAGGTCCGGCTCGCCGGCGCCGCCGGCCGCTGCCTGCAGCTGCCGGCTCAAGCGGCGCCGGCGCCACCAGCCCAAGGGCCAGACGGCCTGCTGTGCCCGCTGCCAGTCACGCTGCAGCTGCCGGGCATCCAGCCCGCCTGCCGCATGGCCATAGGGCAGCGACAGCTGCCGGTGCAATGCCGCATGGGCCGCCAGTGCGGCCACCCCGCGA
This genomic stretch from Eleftheria terrae harbors:
- a CDS encoding glycerophosphodiester phosphodiesterase, translating into MLTFRTRLLAATAALMLSAAAVATPAEHRPSPPASASPRPIVIAHRGASGYLPEHTLAAYWLAIEQGADYIEPDLVSTKDGALVARHENAIAILNADGSIKEATTDVAERAEFASRKTTKTIDGTAITGWFTEDFTLAELKTLQARERLPQLRSANTRFDGMFEVPTFEEVLQLVQQANERRREEARRAGRPFAWRPVGVYPETKHPSYFQGIGLALEEPLVRTLHRHGYLGRQAPVFIQSFETANLRKLRRMTRLPLVQLLNGSGRPWDFVQSGDPRSYADLARPQGLAEIASYADGIGANTGLLIPLVAGRLGTPTSLVRDAHAAGLRVHAWTFRAENSFLPDDFDAGSDPAAIGNLAGQVHAFLKLGLDGFFTDHPFLGVKARDAYVKP
- a CDS encoding RNA polymerase sigma factor; this translates as MPQADPHAAIEAVWRIERAKIIATVARLVRDVGVAEELAQDALVAALEHWPGEGVPANPAAWLVATAKNRALDRLRRDKLLAGKHEQLAHELEAQEAGVVPDFVDALDAARADQIGDDLLRLVFTACHPVLSTDARVALTLKLLGGLTTLEIARAFLVPEATIAQRIVRAKRTLAAARVPFELPRGDALASRLASVLEVIYLIFNEGYTATAGEDWMRPALCDEALRLGRILAQLSPAEPEVHGLVALMELQASRAAARVDAAGRPVLLLEQDRARWDRLLIRRGLAALQRAESLGGALGPYALQAGIAACHARARTAGDTDWVAIVALYDALAQVAASPVVELNRAVAVAMAFGPAAGLEIVDAMRSEPSLRQYHWLPSVRGDLLARLGRNGEARAEFEQAAALARNARERALLQERARALGPAAGAPE
- a CDS encoding VOC family protein, encoding MATQIFVNLPVKDIERTRTFFTALGYSFNPEYSNDKALCMVIEENIFAMLLLESFFQTFTKKPIADASKTTEVLVCLSCTSRAEVDELVAKARDAGGAVPNEPQDHGFMYAHGFEDLDGHIWELVYMDPNAAMPQ
- a CDS encoding YciI family protein, with protein sequence MRFMILVKATPQSEAGEMPQQALLAAMADYHERLAQAGVLLDASGLQPSAKGWRIRHAGGRRTVIDGPFTETKELVAGYTVIQVRSREEALEWTRRFPAPHGDAVDCEIEVRQMYELDDFDAGEAIERFREIGVGQH
- a CDS encoding aldo/keto reductase, with product MERTPLGAAGPHVSVLGLGCMGMSDLYGPADEAEGIATLQAALDAGITLLDTGDFYGMGHNELLIRDALKGRRREQAVLSVKFGALRDPAGGWNGYDSRPVAIKNFLAYTLRRLGTEHVDIYRPARLDPQVPIEDTVGALADLVKAGWVRHIGLSEVGADTLRRAQAVHPISDLQIEYSLLSRDIEAEILPTCRELGIGITAYGVLSRGLISGHWDASRRLPAGDFRSRSPRFEPGNLDRNLTLVEALRSIAEARGCTVAQLAIAWVRSRGTDIVPLIGARSRPRLAESLGALQVTLSPHELARIEAAVPAGAAAGTRYPAAQLAHMDSVRS
- a CDS encoding LysR family transcriptional regulator — translated: MDRLDAMKVFCRVAEHGSFSKAAAQLDLPRASVTGAVQQLERHLGVRLLHRTTRKVSLTEEGGLYLERCTRLLQELADTEHLIAGRLRPQGVVRVDLPERLAHLDVIPALPAFFERYPELQLRLGTTDRLVDPVGEAIDCVVRIGPLRDSSLVARRLGSLAQVNCAARSYLERHGRPQQPADLAAHWAVNFFSSRTGRDLDWEYEENGQTRLLKLRSRISVSSSEAYLSCCRAGLGLMQAPRHGLQALLDSGELEEVLPAWRPAPMPVSVLHAHSRQLSPRVRVFVDWLAETLRLG
- a CDS encoding YciI family protein yields the protein MPYMLLIMEPPGQRRTRNESEGRAAYERMVDFGRSLKERGLLLASESLQSQAGAARVAVRGGRREVLDGPFAEAKEMVGGFFLLDCDSREQAIALAAECPAAEWCTVEVRALAPCYEDAAA